Proteins from a single region of Flavobacterium sp. YJ01:
- a CDS encoding ORF6N domain-containing protein encodes MADISLLSEETISNKIYFIRGQKVMLDGDLALLYGIETKVLKQAVKRNLSRFPDDFMFELTKIESDSLRSQIVTLEKGRGKYQKYLPFAFTEYGVLMLSSVLKSDKAIQTNIQIMRIFTKVRQMLLDTTEIKVDILQIQKKLENHDKNIELVFSYLDELTEKKENESERVKIGYKK; translated from the coding sequence TACTTTCTGAAGAAACAATTTCTAATAAAATATATTTTATACGTGGTCAAAAAGTGATGCTTGATGGCGATTTGGCATTACTTTATGGGATAGAGACCAAAGTATTAAAGCAAGCTGTTAAAAGAAATTTATCAAGATTTCCCGATGATTTTATGTTTGAACTTACTAAGATTGAATCCGATTCTCTAAGGTCACAAATTGTGACCTTAGAGAAAGGAAGAGGTAAATATCAAAAATATTTACCCTTTGCTTTTACAGAATATGGAGTTCTAATGTTATCAAGCGTTCTAAAAAGCGACAAAGCAATACAAACCAATATTCAAATCATGAGGATTTTCACGAAAGTGAGACAAATGCTTTTGGACACAACAGAAATTAAAGTGGATATACTGCAGATTCAAAAGAAGTTAGAAAATCATGATAAAAACATTGAATTGGTTTTTTCTTATTTAGATGAATTGACGGAGAAAAAAGAAAACGAATCTGAAAGAGTGAAAATTGGTTATAAAAAATAA